The Toxoplasma gondii ME49 chromosome XII, whole genome shotgun sequence genome includes a region encoding these proteins:
- a CDS encoding hypothetical protein (encoded by transcript TGME49_219218), with product MPHERNCIQLSQDVEHAPTKRGQPRVGFTNSNASSTRVVAGGRPREPPPLHKVAEGQQCTTEAVVETEQSVKTKIRNTTGKPSRTYASTEGNTMVIGEMKAAACRVLGRWIARILRRKLLEFGREFISFCQRKKLELLRHQRQEMLIKQATQDPRQRLRQILGDNVAPSSPVRVSPGHPHSAQAPPTSLPVPAPMEGKDTSVESPPNLAATPPAIPDSSDLVCFSHRLGRPSSVSPCMSTSPPHHIFTKRCNAESNGNATCRMIRSSQVVLDTADGEAREPGASCNIGSDGDGIDPARQTRVQPKPDFAPSGATCNRLSENSSESEMYLSALPPSSSAQFTNRYFSGESTAVSASFHSLETVSQSNCVAVSPAARNTETVLQETNEGRRSITLTSAPTSPPSPLLHPLVPASLEIVSSWAVDCITSELSAATLASAEASMPLRLAFCEDGVTPQMSESSAVPKDAGDGAILGSCSVPKNNTPEVSAAPSVSECSVRISPQHPVLEENEQQHLHKESDAAYRCDGQPTLAGVLDSMNGTDIRNIQHAFTSPYEPSDGRPDQLTSASPCASSTVCKWLSLEQAANKRMKTSLSAPVIRTLTLERETEATSSTRSLRSVGYEGPFKQAYLNVSTDTGKVTVTGFESPHDCTVDEGSPVYDQLAVRSSSTPSRPQKDKALDKNEGTVEEGSLQVSPRGICECAAHEKGKRSGEQSPYRPAPSAVTTTVLVEVGAVLAQAHAAVRDADAAADSLLEDSSAGSACIPCDRLEESGASHDTKKKQSIHLTFTGCGDSHKPASKSDSTKKSNIRCQPPHAMQLHNAEDSLWRPLPCSKEPSRTTADAASYDGACIPQGSLSKPELDTAVACCCAAVSSVVMKPPLTKASSSLYYQKQNSSFSLPETRSIPQSDSQLLGPSGQSPAEASPMEGKPFRRYLPPGSSSTPFPDSSTPGVADDSCTLDSSWENASITAAGKIAECKMSSSGQFQTEGGGLRSDSRSSAASFLSILEDELFCARALAQLRHNTSLSPHEFMNERTQPVALELLRTGFSAPKRPFDNSPCSSAYATRKPVHSGKSCVHKMPKTEEKATPGREGKVLQRHEIGETPEKAQSASMTTPFSQPCGRAHNFANSFDSILCPPCAAQTQQESFAGRSESLESLSQLPISCQIHVAAESKPSHLQQSATLFSLSPPCDKLSSLPTLCAPCTDHRCCPNASKNCSASVSKSPTHETHRELRPAAGRLPISPTGKHTSPRAPVAPHIQITVPREPSPQTASVDQPVPDQQKTELRATVEITRKALLSAARQSAALCCIPSSVSHDSETPSIEGSSREDAESASLLEQNILTDTTIARKLCVLDIMSNAQPAVCQYNDRPVQRDTNGPASRPPVPAVTVCAFEEQCTTGKRDLATGVTTIATLPTHSRTAESEAERRTSATQAQPMVYHPWVNNTALLCSLKVFGCETGSRNHSSETFGEPHLGERLEDIPPRSRGQNIHAMLCSEGARRSVYRPKMSSGHLMLRLKPGSFDASTCSAASAEALSARSNAGEKHLVYPVAGRRSGQRKPETSLSSKQAMINFYSPRFLDRIVSRNPATGLVSGSPKRSQLPELRESTRKPTHSYMFVVRMQARAEERRQRLAQLKLR from the exons ATGCCGCATGAGAGAAACTGCATCCAACTGTCACAGGATGTTGAACACGCACCCACCAAAAGGGGTCAACCACGAGTCGGATTCACCAACTCGAACGCGTCGAGCACTCGAGTTGTTGCAGGAGGGCGACCAAGGGAGCCACCACCACTTCACAAGGTCGCTGAAGGTCAACAATGTACTACTGAAGCGGTAGTAGAGACGGAACAATCGGTGAAAACGAAGATCAGGAACACTACCGGGAAGCCAAGTAGAACATATGCGTCAACAGAAGGAAACACCATGGTGATTGGGGAGATGAAGGCTGCAGCCTGCCGCGTACTGGGCCGCTGGATTGCACGA ATTCTGCGACGCAAACTGCTTGAATTTGGACGAGAGTTCATTTCGTTTTGTCAAAGGAAAAAGCTCGAACTG CTTCGCCATCAACGTCAAGAGATGCTCATCAAACAGGCCACTCAGGATCCGCGGCAGCGTCTTCGGCAGATCCTCGGTGATAACGTCGCCCCGTCTTCGCCGGTTCGTGTTTCTCCTGGTCATCCACATAGTGCACAGGCTCCGCCTACCTCTCTGCCAGTTCCCGCTCCTATGGAGGGGAAAGACACAAGTGTAGAGTCTCCTCCAAATCTGGCGGCGACCCCACCCGCGATTCCTGACTCGAGCGATTTGGTTTGTTTCTCACATCGTCTAGGACGgccgtcttctgtctctccatgcATGTCAACGAGTCCTCCCCACCACATATTCACAAAGCGGTGTAACGCAGAATCAAACGGCAACGCAACATGCCGCATGATACGGTCTTCACAGGTGGTTCTGGATACTGCAGACGGTGAAGCACGCGAACCAGGAGCCTCGTGCAACATCGGCTCTGATGGAGATGGAATAGATCCTGCACGTCAGACACGGGTACAACCAAAGCCTGACTTTGCTCCATCAGGTGCAACGTGTAACCGCTTGTCGGAAAATTCTTCAGAATCTGAAATGTATTTGTCTGCGTTGccaccgtcttcttcggctcaATTTACCAATCGTTACTTCTCAGGAGAAAGCACggccgtctctgcttcttttcacTCCTTGGAAACCGTTTCTCAGAGTAACTGCGTAGCCGTGAGCCCTGCAGCAAGAAATACTGAAACTGTCCTCCAGGAAACGAATGAAGGGCGGCGATCCATCACTCTGACCTCTGCGCCAACTTCTCCACCCTCGCCACTGCTCCATCCTTTGGTGCCTGCCTCTCTGGAAATAGTGTCTTCTTGGGCGGTTGACTGTATCACCTCCGAGCTTTCAGCTGCTactctcgcctctgccgaAGCGTCAATGCCACTTCGATTAGCCTTCTGTGAGGATGGAGTCACGCCACAGATGTCCGAGTCAAGTGCTGTTCCCAAGGACGCAGGCGATGGGGCAATTTTGGGCAGTTGCAGTGTACCGAAGAACAACACCCCTGAAGTATCTGCCGCACCTTCCGTGTCAGAGTGTTCTGTAAGAATCTCACCCCAGCATCCGGTTCTagaggaaaacgagcaaCAGCATTTGCATAAAGAGTCCGACGCGGCATACCGGTGCGACGGTCAGCCTACATTGGCTGGCGTTCTGGACAGTATGAACGGTACAGATATCCGTAACATTCAACATGCGTTCACGTCGCCTTATGAGCCGTCTGATGGCAGACCAGATCAACTCACCAGCGCGTCTCCATGCGCATCGAGTACTGTCTGCAAATGGTTATCGCTTGAACAAGCAGCGAACAAGCGCATGAAGACGTCACTCTCAGCCCCCGTGATTCGTACTCTCACGTTAGAACGTGAAACTGAAGCCACATCGAGTACGCGTTCGCTCAGAAGTGTTGGATATGAGGGCCCTTTCAAGCAGGCATATCTCAACGTATCAACAGATACTGGTAAAGTGACAGTGACTGGTTTCGAATCTCCTCATGACTGTACGGTGGACGAAGGGTCACCGGTGTATGACCAACTAGCTGTACGCTCTTCGTCGACACCATCGCGCCCGCAGAAGGACAAGGCACTGGATAAGAATGAAGGGACAGTGGAAGAAGGATCACTTCAAGTGTCACCTCGGGGCATCTGCGAATGCGCTGCGCATGAAAAAGGCAAGCGTTCCGGCGAGCAATCGCCATACCGACCTGCTCCGTCTGCCGTAACTACAACTGTCCTGGTGGAAGTCGGCGCTGTGTTGGCACAAGCACACGCCGCAGTACGAGATGCCGATGCCGCAGCCGATTCTCTTCTTGAAGACTCGTCGGCCGGTTCGGCATGCATTCCCTGCGACCGTCTTGAAGAGTCCGGTGCATCACATGATACAAAAAAGAAGCAATCTATTCATCTGACGTTTACCGGATGTGGAGATTCCCACAAGCCGGCCTCCAAATCGGACAGTACGAAGAAGAGTAACATTCGTTGTCAACCTCCTCACGCGATGCAGCTTCACAACGCGGAAGATTCCCTTTGGCGGCCACTGCCTTGCTCCAAGGAACCCTCCCGTACAACTGCTGACGCAGCCTCTTATGATGGTGCGTGCATCCCCCAGGGGTCTCTGTCGAAGCCTGAGCTCGACACAGCAGTCGCATGTTGCTgtgccgctgtctcctctgtagTAATGAAGCCGCCCCTGACCaaggcttcttcgtcgctttaCTACCAGAAACAGAAttcgtctttttcgcttccggAAACCCGCAGTATCCCTCAGTCTGACAGTCAGCTTTTAGGGCCGTCGGGACAGTCCCCTGCAGAGGCTTCCCCTATGGAGGGCAAGCCCTTCCGCCGTTATCTGCCGCCGGGAAGCTCGTCTACTCCGTTCCCGGATTCCTCCACACCTGGAGTTGCCGATGATTCTTGCACCCTCGACTCCAGCTGGGAAAATGCCTCCATCACCGCAGCAGGGAAGATTGCCGAATGCAAGATGTCCAGTTCAGGACAGTTTCAAACTGAGGGCGGTGGACTTCGCTCAGACTCGAGGAGTTCAGCAGCATCTTTCCTGTCGATTTTGGAAGATGAGCTTTTCTGCGCCAGAGCTCTTGCGCAACTCCGTCACAAcacgtctctgtcgccgcaCGAGTTCATGAATGAACGTACCCAACCAGTGGCCCTTGAGTTACTAAGAACTGGCTTCTCTGCGCCAAAGAGGCCTTTCGATAATTCGCCTTGTTCGTCGGCCTATGCAACGCGTAAACCTGTCCATTCTGGAAAAAGTTGTGTTCACAAGATGCCAAAgacggaagaaaaggcaacgccgggaagagaggggaaagtGCTTCAAAGACATGAGATTGGCGAAACTCCAGAAAAGGCACAGTCTGCCTCCATGACCACACCTTTCTCTCAGCCATGTGGACGAGCCCACAACTTCGCCAATTCGTTCGATTCAATTTTGTGCCCTCCTTGCGCCGCTCAGACACAACAAGAATCATTTGCAGGACGTTCGGAGTCCCTTGAGTCTTTGTCTCAGCTCCCTATCTCCTGCCAGATACATGTAGCCGCTGAATCGAAACCAAGTCACCTACAGCAGTCGGCAAcacttttctcgctttcccctCCTTGTGACAAACTGAGCTCCCTCCCAACACTGTGCGCGCCTTGCACTGACCACAGATGCTGTCCGAATGCCTCAAAGAATTGCTCTGCTAGTGTCAGCAAATCCCCAACGCATGAGACCCATCGAGAGTTGAGACCAGCTGCAGGTAGACTTCCGATATCTCCAACAGGCAAGCATACCTCACCGCGAGCTCCTGTGGCACCTCACATTCAGATCACAGTGCCGAGGGAGCCTTCCCCTCAAACAGCATCGGTTGATCAGCCAGTGCCTGACCAGCAGAAAACTGAACTCAGGGCAACGGTAGAAATAACGAGGAAGGCTCTTCTCTCAGCTGCGCGACAGAGCGCTGCCTTGTGTTGCATTCCTTCATCTGTTTCGCATGACTCTGAAACGCCTTCAATAGAGGGATCTTCTCGAGAGGATGCAGAATCAGCATCCCTGTTGGAACAGAATATATTAACGGACACTACCATTGCGAGGAAGCTGTGTGTACTAGACATCATGTCAAACGCACAGCCTGCGGTCTGTCAATATAATGACAGGCCAGTGCAACGTGACACGAACGGGCCAGCCAGCAGACCTCCCGTGCCTGCCGTCACCGTTTGCGCGTTTGAAGAGCAATGTACAACCGGAAAACGGGATCTCGCCACAGGTGTCACGACGATTGCCACACTTCCGACACACAGCCGGACAGCGGAaagcgaagccgagagacgGACGTCGGCGACGCAAGCACAGCCGATGGTGTACCATCCGTGGGTGAACAACACTGCCTTGTTGTGCTCTCTTAAAGTCTTCGGCTGTGAAACAGGCTCGCGAAACCACTCATCAGAGACCTTTGGAGAGCCTCACCTTGGGGAGCGTCTGGAAGACATCCCGCCGCGGTCCAGAGGTCAAAATATCCATGCAATGTTGTGTAGTGAGGGGGCCCGACGGAGCGTGTACCGTCCCAAAATGTCATCCGGGCACCTCATGCTAAGGCTCAAGCCTGGGTCGTTCGACGCGAGTACCTGCTCAGCTGCATCCGCGGAAGCACTTTCCGCTCGATCAAACGCCGGGGAAAAGCACCTCGTCTATCCGGTCGCAGGACGCCGTTCTGGCCAGCGAAAGCCCGAAACCAGCCTGAGTAGCAAACAAGCGATGATCAATTTCTACAGTCCGCGTTTTCTGGACCGTATAGTGTCGCGGAACCCTGCCACAGGTTTGGTGTCCGGCAGCCCCAAAAGATCACAGCTGCCAGAGCTCAGGGAATCGACAAGAAAACCTACGCACTCTTATATGTTTGTAGTTCGAATGCAAGCaagggcagaagaaaggaggcagcgaCTGGCACAGCTAAAGCTCAGGTAG